The following are from one region of the Halarcobacter sp. genome:
- a CDS encoding chaperone NapD: MNISSIVVQTTPKYLEQVVEDLKNCKACDYHIHDEKGRIIITIEGNGVKEELEKLRVIEAIPHVISADMQMAYSEDELDEHIEVLENSDAVPKMLNDDNIDPDKIIYRGDLKRKDLEGFAEEFDKVD; this comes from the coding sequence ATGAATATATCAAGTATTGTAGTACAGACTACACCAAAGTATTTAGAACAAGTAGTGGAAGATTTAAAAAACTGTAAAGCATGTGATTATCATATACATGATGAAAAAGGAAGAATCATCATAACAATAGAAGGAAATGGTGTTAAAGAAGAATTAGAAAAATTAAGAGTAATAGAAGCAATACCACATGTTATATCAGCAGATATGCAAATGGCTTATAGTGAAGATGAATTAGATGAGCATATTGAAGTTTTAGAAAACTCAGATGCAGTTCCAAAAATGTTAAACGATGATAATATCGATCCAGATAAAATAATCTATAGAGGCGATTTAAAAAGAAAAGACTTAGAAGGCTTTGCAGAAGAATTTGATAAGGTTGATTAA